One stretch of Fictibacillus sp. b24 DNA includes these proteins:
- a CDS encoding putative bifunctional diguanylate cyclase/phosphodiesterase: MPLKHSKTKKWINIIAVLFTLHVVSTIGLIYSQNYLMYGLDLSIVALFGVLVYKMLRVKDSYAVDLEQEILKHKETLLELEANRIKLQNIFDSIDVAIWSHNLETDKLLITSGIEKLYGYPMQAFYDDAELWKKVIHPDDDEIIQKRAQDIQSGIIATSEYRIMKPNGEIRWIHDRGIPFLNEKNELIDFNSILIDITERKRAEITIQHMAYYDELTGLPNRNGFMQTIEEQMKEADLKKNNLALLYLDLDRFNVLNDTLGHSFGDLLLQKVAELLKTTVNSKGKVFRRSGDEFLILIEFNDESEIKTIAEEIIQAFTKPFMLSGQEVFTTPSIGISTYPGNGSDSDTLLKRADSALYQAKERGRNTYQFFTEQRDEKMERRLNLEHGLRKALTNNEFFLVYQPLVQIDTKKIVGVEALLRWKKEDEGIISPAEFIPITEETGMIIPIGEWVLKNACLQGVKWHQNGFQDLLISVNISVRQLLEETFIERVESILSETSFPASSLELEITESTTMQNMNEALPVLTRLRAKGIRISVDDFGTGYSSLTYLRQLPVDTLKIDKLFVDDILTDLKAGAIVKTIIDMGHNLDFCVIAEGIESCKQIEFLLELGCLYGQGYHLYKPLHANDLEIHLQKNMVIN, translated from the coding sequence ATGCCATTAAAACATTCAAAAACCAAAAAGTGGATTAACATAATTGCCGTTTTGTTTACCTTGCACGTTGTAAGCACTATAGGCTTAATATACAGTCAAAACTATCTCATGTACGGCCTTGATCTTAGCATCGTTGCTCTTTTTGGAGTGCTAGTTTATAAAATGCTGAGAGTGAAAGACTCTTATGCGGTTGATCTAGAGCAAGAAATATTAAAACATAAAGAAACTCTTTTAGAATTAGAAGCCAACAGAATTAAACTTCAAAATATATTCGACAGCATTGATGTAGCCATTTGGTCACATAATCTTGAAACGGATAAGCTGCTTATTACATCGGGTATCGAAAAATTATATGGTTATCCGATGCAAGCTTTTTATGACGATGCAGAATTGTGGAAAAAAGTGATACATCCTGACGATGATGAGATTATTCAAAAACGAGCTCAAGATATTCAGAGTGGGATTATTGCGACAAGTGAATATCGTATAATGAAGCCGAATGGTGAGATACGCTGGATTCATGACCGAGGTATACCGTTCTTAAATGAAAAAAATGAATTAATTGACTTTAACTCTATACTCATTGATATAACCGAGCGAAAACGTGCAGAGATAACCATTCAGCATATGGCCTATTATGATGAGTTAACCGGTCTTCCGAATCGCAATGGATTCATGCAAACCATTGAAGAACAAATGAAAGAAGCGGATTTGAAAAAAAACAACCTTGCTCTTTTATATTTAGACCTTGATCGTTTTAATGTTTTGAATGATACACTCGGACACAGCTTTGGCGATCTTTTGCTGCAAAAAGTGGCAGAGCTTCTAAAAACTACGGTGAATTCTAAAGGGAAAGTGTTTAGAAGAAGCGGAGACGAGTTTCTGATTCTAATCGAATTTAATGATGAATCTGAAATTAAAACGATAGCAGAAGAAATCATTCAAGCTTTTACAAAACCTTTTATGTTGAGTGGACAAGAGGTATTTACAACACCTAGTATCGGGATCAGCACATATCCTGGCAATGGTTCTGATAGTGATACACTCTTAAAACGAGCGGATTCGGCTCTTTACCAAGCAAAAGAACGCGGTCGTAACACGTATCAATTCTTTACCGAACAGCGTGACGAGAAGATGGAAAGAAGATTAAATCTTGAGCATGGCTTAAGAAAAGCATTAACCAATAACGAATTCTTTCTTGTGTACCAGCCTTTAGTGCAGATCGATACAAAAAAGATAGTAGGAGTAGAAGCATTGCTGCGCTGGAAAAAAGAAGATGAAGGCATTATTTCCCCTGCAGAATTTATCCCAATTACTGAAGAAACGGGAATGATCATACCGATTGGAGAATGGGTTTTAAAGAATGCTTGCCTGCAAGGCGTAAAGTGGCATCAGAATGGTTTTCAGGACCTCTTAATCTCTGTAAATATTTCAGTCAGGCAGCTGCTTGAGGAAACTTTTATAGAAAGAGTAGAGAGCATTCTTTCTGAAACAAGTTTCCCGGCATCTTCGTTAGAACTAGAGATTACAGAAAGCACCACCATGCAAAACATGAACGAAGCTCTTCCTGTTTTAACCCGTTTAAGAGCAAAAGGGATTCGTATTTCAGTCGATGACTTTGGAACAGGGTATTCATCATTAACGTACTTAAGACAATTGCCTGTTGATACGTTAAAGATAGATAAGCTGTTTGTTGATGATATTTTGACAGATTTAAAGGCAGGCGCCATAGTTAAAACAATTATTGATATGGGGCATAACCTCGATTTTTGCGTCATTGCTGAAGGCATTGAGAGCTGTAAGCAGATTGAGTTCCTTTTAGAGCTTGGTTGTCTTTACGGCCAAGGGTATCACTTGTATAAGCCGCTTCATGCGAATGATTTAGAGATACATTTACAAAAAAATATGGTAATAAATTAA
- the leuS gene encoding leucine--tRNA ligase: MYYNHKTIEKKWQQFWDENKTFQTKEEYDKKKFYALDMFPYPSGAGLHVGHPEGYTATDILSRMKRMQGYNVLHPMGWDAFGLPAEQYALDTGNDPAEFTEKNINTFRRQIKELGFSYDWDREVNTTDPSYYKWTQWIFIQLYNKGLAYVDEVPVNWCEALGTVLANEEVIDGKSERGGHPVVRKPMRQWMLKITAYADRLLEDLDELDWPESLKDMQRNWIGRSEGAEVHFDVDGHSSKITVFTTRPDTLFGATYLVLAPENKLVNEIVTADHLEAVTAYQKQVETKSDLERTELAKEKSGVFTGAYAIHPVTGAKLPIWIADYVLASYGTGAIMAVPAHDERDHEFAVKFELPIAEVVAGGNVSEEAYTGDGEHVNSDFLNGMQKTDAIAKMNEWLSENGKGEKKITYRLRDWLFSRQRYWGEPIPVIHWEDGTMSTVSEDQLPLLLPVVKEIKPSGTGESPLANVEDWVNVVDPETGKKGRRETNTMPQWAGSCWYYLRYIDPKNEEQLASPEKLKHWLPVDIYIGGAEHAVLHLLYARFWHKVMYDLGIVPTKEPFQKLFNQGMILGENNEKMSKSKGNVVNPDEIVLSHGADTLRLYEMFMGPLDASIAWSTTGLDGSRRFLDRVWRLLVSEDGQNLNPAIKNTKASESFNRLYHLTVKKVTEDYEGLRFNTAISQLMVFVNEANKQDELPKDLIEGFVKMLSPIAPHICEELWEMLGGEGSIAYASWPVWDEAQLVENEVEIVVQVNGKLKAKMTIAANISGSDMEQAALGEESVQQSIEGKTIRKVITVPGKLVNIVAN; this comes from the coding sequence ATGTATTATAACCACAAAACAATCGAGAAAAAGTGGCAGCAGTTCTGGGATGAGAACAAAACGTTCCAAACGAAAGAAGAATATGACAAAAAGAAATTTTACGCGTTAGATATGTTTCCCTATCCATCTGGAGCAGGCCTGCACGTAGGTCATCCGGAAGGTTACACGGCGACTGATATCCTATCTAGAATGAAGCGTATGCAAGGATACAATGTACTTCACCCGATGGGATGGGATGCATTTGGTCTTCCTGCAGAACAATACGCTCTTGATACAGGTAACGATCCAGCGGAGTTTACAGAAAAGAATATCAATACTTTCCGCAGGCAGATTAAAGAGCTAGGTTTCTCATACGACTGGGACCGTGAAGTAAACACGACAGATCCTTCTTATTACAAGTGGACACAATGGATTTTTATCCAGCTCTATAATAAAGGACTTGCTTATGTGGACGAAGTACCTGTGAACTGGTGTGAGGCACTAGGAACGGTTCTTGCAAATGAAGAAGTAATCGACGGAAAGAGCGAACGTGGCGGGCATCCTGTCGTTCGTAAACCTATGAGACAATGGATGCTTAAGATTACAGCATACGCTGACAGACTGTTAGAAGATCTAGATGAACTAGATTGGCCTGAGAGCTTAAAAGACATGCAGCGAAACTGGATCGGCCGTTCAGAAGGAGCAGAAGTTCACTTTGACGTGGATGGTCATTCTTCTAAGATTACAGTGTTTACAACTCGTCCAGATACACTTTTTGGTGCAACGTATTTAGTGCTTGCTCCTGAAAATAAACTAGTAAATGAAATTGTTACAGCTGATCACTTAGAGGCAGTAACGGCTTACCAAAAACAAGTTGAAACAAAGTCCGATCTTGAAAGAACAGAACTTGCCAAAGAAAAATCAGGAGTCTTTACAGGAGCTTATGCCATTCATCCTGTAACTGGAGCAAAACTTCCGATCTGGATTGCAGATTATGTTCTAGCAAGCTATGGTACTGGAGCAATAATGGCAGTACCTGCGCATGATGAGCGTGACCACGAATTCGCTGTAAAATTTGAGCTTCCAATTGCTGAAGTAGTTGCGGGCGGAAACGTATCTGAAGAAGCGTATACAGGTGACGGAGAACATGTAAACTCTGACTTTTTAAATGGCATGCAAAAAACGGATGCTATTGCAAAAATGAATGAATGGCTTTCAGAAAACGGAAAAGGCGAAAAGAAAATTACGTATCGCCTTCGTGACTGGCTATTCTCACGCCAGCGTTATTGGGGCGAGCCGATCCCGGTAATCCATTGGGAAGATGGCACGATGTCAACGGTTTCCGAGGATCAACTGCCGCTTCTTCTTCCTGTAGTAAAAGAAATTAAACCATCAGGCACTGGAGAGTCACCATTGGCAAACGTAGAAGACTGGGTGAACGTGGTTGATCCTGAAACAGGCAAGAAAGGACGTCGTGAAACGAATACGATGCCTCAATGGGCAGGAAGCTGCTGGTATTACCTTCGTTATATCGACCCTAAAAACGAAGAGCAATTAGCATCACCTGAAAAATTGAAACACTGGCTTCCGGTTGATATCTATATTGGTGGAGCGGAGCACGCTGTGTTGCATCTTCTTTATGCCCGTTTCTGGCACAAGGTTATGTACGATCTTGGCATCGTTCCAACAAAAGAGCCATTCCAAAAACTTTTCAACCAAGGAATGATTCTTGGAGAAAATAACGAAAAAATGAGTAAGTCAAAAGGAAATGTTGTAAACCCAGATGAAATCGTTCTAAGCCATGGTGCCGATACACTTCGTTTGTATGAAATGTTCATGGGACCTTTAGATGCATCAATCGCTTGGAGCACAACAGGCTTAGATGGTTCCCGCCGTTTTCTTGATCGTGTTTGGAGATTGCTTGTTTCAGAAGATGGGCAGAACCTAAACCCTGCAATTAAAAATACAAAGGCAAGTGAATCCTTCAACCGTCTATATCATCTTACGGTTAAAAAAGTAACGGAGGATTATGAAGGCCTTCGTTTTAACACAGCGATTTCGCAATTGATGGTTTTCGTAAATGAGGCTAACAAGCAAGATGAGCTTCCTAAAGATTTAATAGAAGGATTCGTTAAAATGCTTTCTCCGATCGCTCCGCATATTTGTGAAGAGCTATGGGAAATGCTAGGTGGAGAAGGCAGTATTGCATACGCTTCTTGGCCGGTATGGGATGAGGCACAACTTGTAGAAAATGAAGTTGAAATCGTTGTTCAAGTAAATGGAAAATTAAAAGCAAAGATGACGATTGCTGCGAACATCAGCGGTTCTGATATGGAGCAAGCTGCACTTGGAGAAGAGTCTGTTCAACAAAGCATTGAAGGTAAGACGATTCGCAAAGTCATTACTGTACCAGGTAAACTTGTGAATATCGTTGCCAATTAA
- a CDS encoding pseudouridine synthase codes for MRIDKWLSNTGYGSRKEVKQLLKSGAVKLNGDVIKDPKTQADPEKDHVLVHGEEAVYKEFIYLMMNKPQGVISATEDSRHETVIDLLYMEDQNFEPFPVGRLDIDTEGLLILTNDGQLAHTLLSPKKHVPKTYFAKINGSIPDDTLEIFKEGVILEDGYKTKPAYLKVLQNNMDESEIELTITEGKFHQVKRMFEAIGRKVVYLQRIQMGQLKLDESLELGTYRELSEEELNLLSLKEDVFE; via the coding sequence ATGAGAATTGATAAATGGTTATCGAATACAGGCTATGGAAGCAGAAAAGAAGTTAAGCAATTATTAAAGTCTGGCGCAGTGAAGTTGAATGGTGACGTAATAAAAGATCCTAAAACACAAGCAGATCCTGAAAAAGACCATGTATTGGTTCACGGAGAAGAGGCAGTTTATAAAGAATTCATCTACTTGATGATGAATAAGCCTCAGGGGGTCATTTCTGCCACTGAAGATTCTAGGCATGAAACGGTTATAGACCTGCTTTACATGGAAGACCAAAACTTCGAACCATTTCCTGTAGGCAGGTTAGACATAGATACAGAAGGGTTATTAATTTTGACCAATGATGGACAGTTGGCACATACTTTGCTTTCTCCTAAAAAACATGTACCCAAAACATATTTTGCCAAAATAAACGGTTCTATTCCTGATGATACGTTAGAAATCTTTAAAGAGGGTGTCATTTTAGAGGATGGATATAAAACAAAGCCAGCTTATTTGAAAGTGCTTCAGAATAACATGGATGAATCAGAGATCGAACTTACGATTACAGAAGGTAAGTTTCACCAAGTAAAAAGAATGTTTGAAGCGATCGGAAGAAAAGTAGTATACCTGCAAAGAATTCAGATGGGTCAACTAAAACTGGATGAATCACTGGAACTAGGAACATATCGCGAATTGTCTGAAGAGGAACTTAACTTACTATCTTTAAAAGAGGATGTTTTTGAATAA
- a CDS encoding PRC-barrel domain-containing protein — protein sequence MKLSVEKLMGAKAENDTADVNEQTEHKINDILFNMYDHRLCYFTYTVDHYSNQREEMPADKHMETVVAATSGIGTQNTPMTGSAYPETNESYTKDTFFIPWHQVKEFNEDKLVFAGIEQQRDEPKECYSYRAIKDWSVIDQDGEKVGKIKDLIVDADRQQVIGFSLSEGFWKNLFGNDDKFMPVSGKPDWKNQEWKIERTPDLLLKNSPEEI from the coding sequence ATGAAATTATCTGTGGAAAAATTAATGGGTGCAAAAGCTGAGAACGATACAGCTGATGTAAATGAACAGACTGAACATAAAATAAACGATATCCTATTTAACATGTATGATCATCGTCTATGTTATTTCACGTATACAGTCGATCATTACAGCAATCAACGAGAAGAAATGCCGGCTGATAAGCATATGGAAACAGTGGTTGCTGCCACGTCAGGTATCGGTACACAGAACACCCCAATGACAGGGAGTGCTTATCCTGAAACCAACGAGAGCTACACAAAAGATACGTTCTTTATTCCATGGCACCAGGTAAAAGAATTTAATGAAGATAAGCTAGTGTTTGCTGGGATCGAACAGCAAAGAGACGAGCCTAAAGAATGCTATTCCTATAGGGCTATAAAAGATTGGTCGGTCATCGATCAAGATGGTGAAAAGGTCGGAAAGATCAAAGACCTTATAGTTGATGCAGATCGTCAGCAAGTAATAGGATTCTCTCTGTCAGAGGGATTCTGGAAAAACTTATTTGGCAACGACGATAAATTTATGCCTGTGTCTGGGAAACCAGATTGGAAAAACCAAGAATGGAAAATCGAAAGAACACCGGACTTGCTCTTAAAAAACAGTCCTGAAGAGATTTAA
- a CDS encoding rhodanese-like domain-containing protein produces the protein MENELREVSPSEVKQLLKDGKKISLIDVREDEEVAEGKIPEAAHIKMGEIPDRLNEIDKNEEHIIICRSGRRSENVAYFLQDQGYKVKNMTGGMLEYNKN, from the coding sequence ATGGAAAATGAATTAAGAGAAGTTTCACCATCCGAAGTAAAACAATTATTGAAGGATGGAAAAAAGATTTCCCTGATTGACGTACGTGAAGATGAGGAAGTGGCTGAAGGTAAAATTCCAGAAGCGGCTCATATCAAAATGGGTGAAATTCCTGATCGTTTAAACGAGATCGATAAAAATGAAGAACACATCATCATCTGCCGTTCTGGTCGACGCAGTGAAAACGTGGCTTACTTCTTGCAAGACCAAGGCTACAAAGTAAAAAATATGACTGGCGGCATGCTGGAATATAATAAAAACTAA
- a CDS encoding SDR family oxidoreductase: protein MNVLVIGANGNIGKLTCNILADQGHSVKAMVRKEEQQEHFKHPNIEAVLGDLEQDFDHVFKDIDAVIFTAGSGGHTGPEKTDAVDYEGAVKSINLAQKHHVNQFIMVSSIGADTPEKGPEGLQHYLEAKRKADNVLLESSLNYTILRPGALIDEDGMGLIQAKKKLDERGSIPRADVARTLAACLGNEKVSHQVFELIEGEMPIQTALENL, encoded by the coding sequence GTGAATGTTCTCGTAATTGGAGCAAACGGAAATATCGGTAAATTAACGTGCAATATACTTGCGGATCAAGGACACTCCGTGAAAGCGATGGTTAGAAAAGAAGAACAGCAAGAACATTTTAAGCATCCAAATATCGAGGCTGTCTTAGGGGACTTAGAGCAGGACTTCGACCATGTGTTTAAAGACATTGATGCTGTCATTTTCACAGCTGGATCCGGGGGTCATACAGGTCCTGAAAAAACGGACGCTGTAGACTATGAGGGTGCTGTAAAGTCCATTAATCTTGCACAAAAACATCATGTGAACCAATTTATTATGGTAAGTTCAATTGGTGCAGATACTCCAGAAAAAGGTCCAGAAGGCTTGCAACATTATTTAGAAGCTAAAAGAAAAGCAGATAACGTGCTTTTGGAAAGCTCATTAAATTATACGATCCTTCGTCCAGGTGCACTAATAGACGAAGATGGAATGGGCTTGATTCAAGCAAAGAAGAAGTTAGATGAGCGTGGTTCCATCCCCCGTGCTGACGTGGCAAGGACTCTTGCTGCATGTCTCGGTAATGAAAAGGTTAGCCATCAAGTATTTGAATTGATTGAAGGCGAAATGCCCATTCAGACAGCACTCGAAAATCTGTAA
- a CDS encoding DeoR family transcriptional regulator, translating to MSPSTDRMLNRVKALYLFIRKKGTVTTRELVEEFGTTQRTIQRDLNVLSYNNLVTSPARGMWETTGKKVKVS from the coding sequence TTGAGTCCTTCAACTGACAGAATGTTGAATCGTGTGAAAGCCCTGTATTTGTTTATTCGCAAGAAAGGTACTGTAACAACACGAGAACTAGTTGAAGAATTTGGAACTACACAGCGAACCATCCAAAGAGATCTGAATGTGCTCTCTTACAACAATTTAGTAACAAGTCCTGCCCGAGGTATGTGGGAAACAACAGGAAAGAAAGTTAAAGTTTCTTAA
- a CDS encoding NAD(P)/FAD-dependent oxidoreductase, giving the protein MIYDCIVIGGGPSGLMASVGAASNGASVLLIDKGEKLGRKLAISGGGRCNVTNRLPVEEIIKHIPGNGRFLYSAFSVFNNEDIIDFFEGLGIQLKEEDHGRMFPVSNKATDVVAALLQRIKRLGVQIRTNTPVKTVHYGDELHEIILQSGEKLQTKSIVIAVGGKSVPHTGSTGDGYAWAKKAGHTITELYPTEVPITSNETFIKQKTLQGISLRNVSLSVWNPKGKLIKAHQMDMIFTHFGVSGPAALRCSQYVVKALKKFNVPSIEMRIDSFPEENEEALLSVLQQKIDAEPKKAFKNVLKGLLPEKFLHFLIERAEIDGDSTADQVPKQALRQLAAQMKSFSFSVNGTLSIEKAFVTGGGVSVKEIAPQTMASKKQEGLFFCGEILDLHGYTGGYNITVAFVTGNIAGTNAAYHALS; this is encoded by the coding sequence ATGATTTATGATTGTATTGTGATCGGAGGAGGTCCCTCAGGCCTTATGGCCAGTGTTGGTGCCGCTTCAAACGGGGCTTCTGTCCTTCTTATTGATAAGGGAGAAAAGCTGGGACGCAAGCTGGCGATTTCAGGTGGCGGACGCTGTAATGTAACGAACCGCCTGCCTGTTGAAGAAATCATTAAACACATACCGGGGAACGGCCGTTTTTTATATAGTGCATTTTCTGTTTTTAATAATGAAGATATTATCGATTTTTTTGAGGGGCTTGGCATCCAGCTGAAAGAAGAAGATCACGGCCGAATGTTCCCTGTCTCGAACAAAGCTACAGATGTAGTTGCTGCTCTTTTACAAAGGATTAAACGGCTTGGTGTTCAGATTCGGACAAACACACCTGTAAAAACAGTGCATTATGGAGATGAGCTCCACGAGATCATCCTTCAGAGCGGTGAGAAACTCCAAACAAAGTCTATCGTTATCGCGGTTGGCGGTAAATCTGTTCCGCATACAGGCTCTACTGGAGACGGGTACGCTTGGGCAAAGAAAGCAGGGCATACGATTACTGAGCTATATCCAACTGAAGTACCTATTACTTCAAATGAAACGTTCATAAAGCAGAAAACATTGCAGGGAATTTCCTTGCGAAACGTTTCCCTTTCTGTTTGGAACCCAAAAGGTAAGCTGATTAAAGCTCATCAAATGGATATGATTTTTACCCATTTTGGTGTTTCAGGACCAGCCGCTTTAAGATGCAGCCAGTACGTAGTAAAAGCGCTAAAAAAGTTTAATGTCCCATCTATTGAGATGAGAATTGATTCTTTTCCTGAAGAAAATGAAGAAGCGCTTCTATCCGTTTTACAGCAAAAGATTGATGCAGAACCGAAAAAGGCCTTTAAAAACGTCCTTAAAGGGTTACTCCCAGAAAAGTTTCTTCATTTTTTAATTGAGCGAGCTGAGATTGACGGTGACTCTACAGCCGACCAAGTTCCTAAGCAAGCACTGCGGCAGTTGGCTGCTCAAATGAAAAGTTTTTCTTTTTCTGTTAACGGAACATTATCGATCGAAAAAGCTTTCGTTACAGGCGGCGGTGTTTCTGTAAAAGAAATTGCTCCCCAGACGATGGCATCCAAGAAACAAGAAGGTCTATTCTTTTGCGGAGAAATTCTAGATCTGCATGGCTACACAGGCGGCTACAATATCACGGTTGCCTTTGTGACCGGAAACATCGCTGGAACAAATGCAGCTTATCATGCATTGAGCTAG
- a CDS encoding sporulation protein Cse60: MIQVKIFDEDHEDDLEESVNEFLSVIPTENIVDIKYQIAVCDNVHSEDETMFSFSAMIIYKK, from the coding sequence ATGATTCAAGTGAAGATTTTTGATGAAGACCATGAGGATGATCTAGAGGAAAGTGTAAACGAGTTCTTGAGTGTGATTCCTACTGAAAACATAGTTGATATTAAGTATCAAATTGCGGTTTGTGATAACGTTCATTCCGAGGATGAGACCATGTTTTCGTTTTCTGCGATGATTATTTATAAAAAATAG
- a CDS encoding putative polysaccharide biosynthesis protein, protein MSRLLRGTLILSAATFFSKFIGLIFVIPFTNLVGEQGMALYGYAYIPYTILLSISTMGVPLAVSKFVSKYNALGDYATGRKLLKSGLLVMTLTGTLAFIILYMLAPVLAQQIISEKGGQGNSIDDITLVIRMVSTALIIVPSMSLIRGYFQGFQSMGPTAVSQVVEQIVRIVFILVASFVVMNLLDGDLTTAVALSTFAATLGAVAGLIVLIWYWIKRKPHLQKMYDQSKPVADISLSDIYKETIKYAIPFVAVGLAIPLYQMIDQFTIVKTLKSMDYSQEKAESVFAIITQIAHKLVMIPVSLATALALTLIPVITKSFTQNNDDVLHKQITQTFQMVLFLTAPAAIGLTVLAYPAYGALFGMSSMETGGYYLQWYAPTALWFAMFTVTAAILQGLNQQRYAFISLSVGFLAKLLLNKPLLLLFGGTGSVIATDIGYTLSILFNLYIIKKYSGFSFKWVYRRTVLITLFCAAMAVAVTVVSNLLGDSETRLDTIIKLTAGIITGGAVYGFLSYRSGLLNIILGDRIPFLKRRK, encoded by the coding sequence TTGTCTCGATTACTTCGTGGAACATTGATTTTATCCGCTGCAACCTTTTTTTCTAAATTCATCGGATTAATCTTTGTTATTCCATTTACAAATCTAGTAGGTGAACAAGGCATGGCTCTTTACGGCTATGCTTATATTCCATATACCATATTACTTAGTATTTCCACAATGGGAGTTCCGCTTGCTGTTTCTAAGTTCGTGTCTAAATATAATGCTTTAGGAGATTATGCAACAGGCAGAAAACTGTTAAAATCCGGACTGCTCGTCATGACCTTAACCGGAACCCTGGCCTTTATTATTCTGTACATGTTAGCACCTGTTCTAGCTCAACAGATTATTAGTGAAAAAGGCGGACAAGGAAATAGCATAGATGACATTACGCTCGTTATCCGGATGGTGAGTACAGCTTTAATTATTGTACCATCGATGAGTTTGATCCGCGGATACTTTCAAGGTTTTCAGTCGATGGGACCTACAGCTGTTTCACAAGTTGTAGAGCAGATCGTACGAATTGTGTTTATCCTTGTTGCTAGTTTTGTTGTGATGAATTTATTAGACGGTGATTTAACTACTGCAGTAGCACTATCTACCTTTGCTGCAACCCTTGGTGCTGTTGCAGGTCTGATCGTTCTGATCTGGTACTGGATAAAGCGAAAACCTCATCTGCAAAAGATGTATGACCAAAGCAAACCAGTTGCTGATATTTCTTTATCAGATATTTATAAAGAGACAATCAAATACGCCATCCCATTTGTAGCGGTCGGCCTGGCGATTCCTCTCTATCAGATGATTGACCAGTTCACGATCGTAAAAACGCTGAAAAGTATGGATTATTCTCAAGAGAAAGCTGAATCCGTATTTGCGATCATTACGCAGATTGCACATAAACTCGTTATGATCCCTGTTTCTCTAGCAACAGCTTTAGCGCTGACACTGATTCCAGTTATTACAAAATCATTTACACAAAATAACGATGATGTACTTCATAAACAGATCACACAGACCTTCCAAATGGTGTTGTTTCTGACCGCACCTGCGGCGATCGGTTTAACGGTTCTTGCTTATCCGGCATACGGAGCACTTTTTGGAATGTCTTCCATGGAAACAGGCGGTTATTATCTTCAATGGTACGCGCCGACTGCATTATGGTTTGCGATGTTTACTGTAACAGCAGCAATCCTGCAAGGGCTAAACCAGCAGCGGTATGCATTTATAAGTTTATCTGTTGGTTTTCTTGCAAAACTTCTTCTTAACAAGCCTTTGTTATTGCTGTTTGGCGGAACGGGTTCAGTAATTGCAACAGATATTGGTTATACTCTTTCTATCTTGTTTAACCTGTATATAATAAAAAAATACAGTGGCTTTTCATTTAAATGGGTCTATCGCAGAACAGTTCTGATTACTTTATTCTGCGCAGCAATGGCCGTAGCTGTTACGGTTGTATCTAATCTTTTAGGTGATTCAGAAACAAGACTTGATACTATAATTAAGCTGACCGCTGGTATTATTACAGGAGGAGCGGTCTATGGTTTCCTAAGCTACCGTTCAGGGTTATTAAATATTATTTTAGGAGACCGTATACCTTTCTTGAAACGCAGAAAATAG
- a CDS encoding DUF6884 domain-containing protein has product MKRKIGLLATARKKASNPSAAIDLYISPLFVKSVQYAQQHYDDFYFFSAKEGLLTKDQYIEPYNVSIKNFSTSKKREWAHKVIQDLEKNNKPSQCKIYIHGGWVYREFLQPELERAGFQFEVPLEGYSIGNQLKWYDEQNHVKK; this is encoded by the coding sequence ATGAAAAGGAAAATAGGTCTTTTAGCAACTGCACGAAAAAAAGCTTCAAACCCTTCGGCAGCAATAGATTTATACATAAGTCCTCTATTCGTTAAGTCTGTTCAATACGCACAGCAACATTATGATGATTTTTACTTCTTTAGCGCAAAAGAAGGACTTTTAACGAAAGACCAATACATTGAACCGTATAATGTTTCTATCAAAAATTTTTCTACATCTAAAAAACGGGAGTGGGCTCACAAAGTTATTCAAGATCTAGAGAAAAACAATAAGCCCTCTCAATGTAAAATCTATATTCATGGCGGATGGGTGTATCGTGAATTCTTGCAGCCAGAGTTAGAAAGAGCAGGTTTTCAATTTGAAGTTCCACTCGAAGGCTATAGCATTGGAAATCAGCTAAAATGGTATGACGAACAAAATCACGTTAAAAAATAA